The DNA window GCGGTCGCCGAGGGTCGCCTGCTGGTCATGGTCGGTGGTCCGGCCGATATCGTGCAACGCTGCCGTCCAGTTTTCCAGACCTACGCCGATCCGATTGTGCACCTGGGCGATATCGGCGCGGGCCAGGTCACCAAGCTGCTCAACAACCTGCTGTTCACCGCGAATCTCGCGACCGCCGCGAGCACTTTGACGTTGGGGCAGGAGTTGGGCATCGACCAGGCCCGCCTCGGCGAGGTGATCGGGCACGGCTCCGCGAACAGTTACGCGCTCGGGCGCATCCTCAATAGCACGCTGGCGACGATCGGCCAGCGCGCGGGCCACATACTGCGCAAAGATATCCAGCTGGTGGCCGATCTGGCGAAGAACACCAATGCGGCAACCGGCGTGGCGCTCACCGCGGCCGATGCCACGCTGACCCTCATGGGCCACGAGCGGTGACCGCGATGCGGATCGGATTCATCGGAGCCGGGCGCATGGGCACACCGATGGTGCGACGACTCGTCGCGGCGGGACACGATGTGCACGTGCTCGGCCGATCGAGTGAAGCACGCAGGGCCATCAAGGAATTGGGTGCGCAGCCGGTCTCGTTCGCGGCCGCCGTCGGCACCGACGCTGCAGTGGTGGTGATCTGCGTGTTCACCGACGAGCAGGTCCGCGAGATCTGTCTGGACAGCCCGCTGCTCACCACCATGCCGCCCGGGTCGACTCTCGTCATCCACACCACCGGAAGCCCGGAAACGGCCGAAGCCGTTGCCGCCCAGGCTGTTTCGCACGATATAACGGTACTCGACGCGCCGGTGAGCGGCGGTCCACACGATATCGAGGCAGGTCGGATCACGCTGTTCGTCGGCGGCGACGAGGACACCGTCGCCCGCATCGAACCCGTCCTGCGCGGCTACGGCGATCCGGTTCTGCACGTGGGGCCGATGGGTAGCGGACAGCGGGTGAAGCTCGTCAACAACGCGCTGTTCACAGCCCAGATCGGACTGGTCGCGCAAGCCGTGCGGCTGGCCGGGCAACTCGGCATCGACGAGGCGACGCTGCTGTCGGCACTCCCCCACGCCAGCTCCGCCGGTCGTGCCGTCACCAG is part of the Nocardia sp. NBC_00565 genome and encodes:
- a CDS encoding NAD(P)-dependent oxidoreductase, with translation MRVGFIGLGSQGGPMARRIVEAGFETTLWARRRASLEPYADTAARVADSPQELAQASDLVCLCVGNDADVRDVLTGEQGVLAGLSAGGIVVVHSTIHPDTVRQLADIAAAQDVSLIDAAVSGGAPAVAEGRLLVMVGGPADIVQRCRPVFQTYADPIVHLGDIGAGQVTKLLNNLLFTANLATAASTLTLGQELGIDQARLGEVIGHGSANSYALGRILNSTLATIGQRAGHILRKDIQLVADLAKNTNAATGVALTAADATLTLMGHER
- a CDS encoding NAD(P)-dependent oxidoreductase, with the protein product MRIGFIGAGRMGTPMVRRLVAAGHDVHVLGRSSEARRAIKELGAQPVSFAAAVGTDAAVVVICVFTDEQVREICLDSPLLTTMPPGSTLVIHTTGSPETAEAVAAQAVSHDITVLDAPVSGGPHDIEAGRITLFVGGDEDTVARIEPVLRGYGDPVLHVGPMGSGQRVKLVNNALFTAQIGLVAQAVRLAGQLGIDEATLLSALPHASSAGRAVTSVAAKGSVAAFSASVGEFLRKDVAVVRALAAELGADMGALDNAIAASTDDS